The region GACTAAGTCCTTTATTTAAGGTATAATTGCGTTTAGAGGTAAAATATGTGTAATTATAACAAACAAGACGAAAATACAAAAGAATTTCTTCATTCTCTTATGAAGAAGATTGCTGATAGTGTTGGTGGTACTAACTTTTTGTTAGGACTTATAGAAGAGATGAAAAAACATAAGCCTAACGCCCTTATGTATAAACATACAAAAATAGAATCTGAGCAACTTAGCATCTCATGGAACAAGATTGTTTTTAAAGATAAGTTAGATTTATTGGAAGATGTTTTACATTCTCACAAGAGCTCAGAAGGTGTTGACTTCAATATTTTAGAAAATGACAATATTAAAAAAAGAAAAAATATTTTAAATATGGTCAAAGCCTTAGCTCCTATTACTTTTGTAGTAACTCCAAAAGATGCTAAAAATGGCGGAGGATTTGATTTTAAAGTATTTGAATCTATTGAAGACGACTGCGTGAAAATAAACCCTGTATTTGTAGCAATGTTTTTTTGCTCAATTGACTTCACAAAAAAAGCTTTAAAGTACAATTCTTAAGAAGTTTAAAGAAGAAGAATTTTAATCTGTATTATATACTTTAATACAGTTTCTTCCTGCTTCTTTAGCCATATAGAGTGCTTTATCAGAGTGTTCTATGATTTTATTTATATCATCCTCTTTAGAACCAAAACCAACTCCAGCTGAAATCGTAATCTTTTGTTTTTTACAACTAAACTCTCTTTTTTCTACACTCTCTCTTATGTATTCTACTTTACTTAGTGCATCTTCTTTTAATATATCGCAAAAAATTATAACAAACTCTTCTCCACCATAACGACAAAGTATGTCTCCTGGTCTTATAATAGACTGAAGATTTAGTGCGAGTTTTTTTAAGATGCAATCTCCTGTTGCGTGACCAAGAGTATCATTTACAAGTTTAAATCTATCTACATCTATAAAAACAACTGCAAAACTCAAATCGCTTTTACGTAAAGATGTAAAATTATTTAAAAAATCATTTAGATAGTGACGATTGTTTAGTCCAGTCAAGGCATCTGTAAATGCATATTTTATAGCTTTATTATTTAGTTGCTTAAGCTCTTTTTTGAAAAAAAGGTATAGCAAAAAAACTATGAGCGAAGCTGAAAATATAGAAAAAAACAGTTCTTTAAAAAATAGATTGTAGAGAGTTGAAATATCTGATGTACTATTATGCACAATTAAAATACGTACTATAGACAAAATGATTATAGCAAAAACGACTACAAAAATGATTTTACCAATTAATCGTTTTTTCTCTTGATAGCTAAGCATCTATGACTTTTTTATCTTTTGCATCTGATATATTTTTATATTGTTATTTGCTACTTCATGAAAAATAACACTAGGACTGACTCCAAAAAACTTTTTAAAAACAGCGTTCATATGTGAATTGTCACTATAGAGATACTCTAGTTCTTTAAAAGTAGATTTATCTTCAATATATGCTACAACTGTTTTACAAAATTTTGCAACGAAGATAAAATTTTTTGGAGTTAAACCAATAACTTTTTTAAACTGTCTCTCAAGAGTGCTTCTGCTATAACCAAACTCTTCAATTAAATTCTCAACAGTTACTTCAAAATGGTAAGAATTCACTATCTTGTCTATAACATTATATATAGCCAAAGATGTTGCACCTTGAGTTAAATGTAGTAAGTCCAAAGAAGTGTTTAAGTATGAAAGTTCTTCTTTGATACTCTTATGTGTATATAATTTTTTAAAATATTTATCTATAATGTGAGTTTCAAGCTCTTCATAAGTACTATTTAATACTGAAGCTTCTTTATTAAATAACTCAAAGTAACCAGTTGGTGTTAATTCTGCCAATATTATAGGATATACAATTTTAGTATTTATGTTTTTTTATCTAAAACAAGTTGCTTAACTCTGTTTGTTTTCATACTTACTGAGTAATTTTTAGGTATATAAAACTTATGCTTTTCATTGTATATTTTTGAATATCCCTCTATACCTCTATTGAAAACTATAAAGTTACATCCATTTGGAAGAAAAAGAAGTTTTTCCACATCCTCTAATGAGCTTATTACAACATATTGTTTAACTATGTGTTTTAAGTTTTTTGCTGGAGGGAAAATATCGTAAATCATTTTATCACAACCGTTAATTTTATTTGCGTGTATTGTACTGAATTATTTTCATTTCAATTTGTGTGAAACCGTCATGAACTTCGTTTCACTCTAATTTAAATCTTAAATGGTATAATCGCGCAATCATTACTTAAATTTATAAAGGTTCATTATGGCTCAAACTATAACAGAAAAAATATTTTCACAACATGTTGGTCGTCAAGTTTTTGCAGGAGAGATTATTCGCTCAAACATCGATATGGTTATTGGAAATGACATCACAACGCCTATATCTATAAAAGCATTTGAAGATAGTGGTGCAGAGTCTTTAGCAAATCCAGACGGTTTTTCTATTGTTCTTGATCACTTTATTCCTGCAAAAGATATAGCATCTGCAAATCAAGCTAGAATCAGCCGTGACTTTGCTAAAAAACATAATCTTAAAAACTTTTTTGATGAAAAAGATATGGGAATTGAGCACGCTCTTTTACCTGAAAAAGGTCTTGTAGTTCCAGGTGATGTAATTATCGGTGCAGATTCACACACTTGTACTCACGGTGCACTTGGAGCATTCTCAACTGGTATGGGTTCAACTGACTTAGCATTTGCAATGATAAGCGGTGGGAACTGGTTTAAAGTTCCTGAATCTATCAAAGTAAATCTTAGCGGAAAACCGCAAAAGCATACTACAGGAAAAGACATCATCTTAGAAATCATTCGCCTAATAGGCGTTGATGGTGCTTTATATAAAACTTTAGAGTTTACAGGTAGCACAATTGAGCACTTAAACATGGACGACAGATTTTCTATGTGTAATATGGCTATAGAAGCTGGTGCAAAGAGTGGAATAGTAGCTTATGATGATACTACAGCAGAGTTTTTAGCAGATAAAAATTTAGCACGTGAACCTCGCATCCATCAATCAGATGCAGATGCTTCTTATGTTAAAGTTTTAGATATAAATGTAGCAGAGTTAGAACCTGTTATAGCTTACCCTTTCTTACCATCAAATGGTCACTCCATAACTCAAGCAGTAAAAGATAAGATAAAAATAGATCAAGCTTTTATAGGAAGTTGTACAAATGGTCGTTTGGGTGATTTGAAAACTGCTGCTGAGATTTTAAAAGGGAAAAAAGTTCATGAAGATGTTCGTCTTATAGTAACACCTGGAACTCAACAAATCCTAAAAGAAGCATATAAACTTGGTTATATGGACGCTATCATAGATGCAGGTGGAGTTGTTTCAAATCCAACTTGTGGAGCTTGTCTTGGCGGATATATGGGAATACTTGGTGATGATGAAGTTGCAGTCTCTACAACAAACCGTAACTTTGTAGGTCGTATGGGCTCACGTAGCTCAAAAGTTTATCTTGCAAACTCTGCTGTAGCAGCGATTTCTGCTATAACTGGTTATATAACAGATCCAAGATAAAACTAAATAAACTTTAAAGGAAAAAAAATGAAAAGATTACTTTTAATACCGGCACTTCTATTAGGAAGTATGGCTGTGGCTTCAGATTACAACTACGAGATTACTCCTCTTATAGGTTACAACATAGCTGAGGGAAATACAGATTTAGATAATTATGCTACTTTTGGTGCTGAATTTCAGTATAACGGACTTGATTCTATCATCAAACCTGAGCTTTCTTTACTCTACTCAAAAGCTGATTACAGTGTTGGTAGCGCAGATACAGAAGTTTGGCGTTTGGCTTTAAATGGTGTTTATGAGTACGATAAATTGGGAGCTGTTATTCCTCTTGCAAAAGCTGGACTTGGTTATGAAAGCATGAGTAAGAGCTATACAGGTCAAACAGGAAATGCAGATAGCGCATTTGTGGATGCTGGTGTTGGAGCTAAGATTCCTTTTAGCGACACTATAGCTTTAAAACTTGAAGCTCTTTATATGCTAAAGTATAACGATAACAGATATGATAATAATCTTGCTGTTTTAGCTGGTCTAAATATTGCATTTGGAG is a window of uncultured Sulfurimonas sp. DNA encoding:
- a CDS encoding GGDEF domain-containing protein produces the protein MLSYQEKKRLIGKIIFVVVFAIIILSIVRILIVHNSTSDISTLYNLFFKELFFSIFSASLIVFLLYLFFKKELKQLNNKAIKYAFTDALTGLNNRHYLNDFLNNFTSLRKSDLSFAVVFIDVDRFKLVNDTLGHATGDCILKKLALNLQSIIRPGDILCRYGGEEFVIIFCDILKEDALSKVEYIRESVEKREFSCKKQKITISAGVGFGSKEDDINKIIEHSDKALYMAKEAGRNCIKVYNTD
- a CDS encoding AraC family transcriptional regulator; the protein is MAELTPTGYFELFNKEASVLNSTYEELETHIIDKYFKKLYTHKSIKEELSYLNTSLDLLHLTQGATSLAIYNVIDKIVNSYHFEVTVENLIEEFGYSRSTLERQFKKVIGLTPKNFIFVAKFCKTVVAYIEDKSTFKELEYLYSDNSHMNAVFKKFFGVSPSVIFHEVANNNIKIYQMQKIKKS
- a CDS encoding 3-isopropylmalate dehydratase large subunit; amino-acid sequence: MAQTITEKIFSQHVGRQVFAGEIIRSNIDMVIGNDITTPISIKAFEDSGAESLANPDGFSIVLDHFIPAKDIASANQARISRDFAKKHNLKNFFDEKDMGIEHALLPEKGLVVPGDVIIGADSHTCTHGALGAFSTGMGSTDLAFAMISGGNWFKVPESIKVNLSGKPQKHTTGKDIILEIIRLIGVDGALYKTLEFTGSTIEHLNMDDRFSMCNMAIEAGAKSGIVAYDDTTAEFLADKNLAREPRIHQSDADASYVKVLDINVAELEPVIAYPFLPSNGHSITQAVKDKIKIDQAFIGSCTNGRLGDLKTAAEILKGKKVHEDVRLIVTPGTQQILKEAYKLGYMDAIIDAGGVVSNPTCGACLGGYMGILGDDEVAVSTTNRNFVGRMGSRSSKVYLANSAVAAISAITGYITDPR